In Bacteroides coprosuis DSM 18011, the following are encoded in one genomic region:
- a CDS encoding Membrane protein oxaA (COGs: COG0706 Preprotein translocase subunit YidC~HAMAP: Membrane insertion protein, OxaA/YidC, bacterial~InterPro IPR019998:IPR001708~KEGG: bfr:BF2603 putative inner membrane protein translocase component YidC~PFAM: Membrane insertion protein, OxaA/YidC~SPTR: Membrane protein oxaA;~TIGRFAM: Membrane insertion protein, OxaA/YidC; Membrane insertion protein, OxaA/YidC, bacterial~IMG reference gene:2504107799~PFAM: 60Kd inner membrane protein~TIGRFAM: membrane protein insertase, YidC/Oxa1 family, C-terminal domain; membrane protein insertase, YidC/Oxa1 family, N-terminal domain): MDKNTIIGFVLIGLLLVGFNFFTRPSEEQVAAMKQYNDSITAVQAEQEAQTEKHTAALSHVAPIKVDSTSLFYNASEGTEQFTTLENDVMKVTFSNKGGRVYSAELKEYKNQGDEKGENKTNLVLFKDQENSFNFNFYNQNEVIQSKDYFFTPVNVSETGLTMRLMADSNSYIDFIYSLDSENKEDYLVNFQIKATGMEGKLAHNDYIDIDWAQRTPQHEQGYVFENRHSRLTYRTFDKDTERLTAAEAVTETPEKNLNWIAFRSQFFSTVFITDQGFKNSKLTSTPEEKGSGYIKDYKAEMKTFFDPSGKEATQMYLYLGPNHYKTLKAIDSDKDHKWKLNSVVDLGWPIVKQINQWFTINIFDWLTHLGMSMGVVLLIMTIIVKAIVYPATKKTYMSSAKMRVLKPQVDAINAKYPNQEDAMKKQQEVMSLYSQYGVSPMGGCLPMLLQFPILMALFMFVPSAIELRQESFLWATDLSTYDALIKFPFHIPLLGDHLSIFCLLMTVTNILNTKYTMAQQNTGAQPQMPAMKWMMYLMPIMFLFILNDYPSGLCYYYFLSTLISVMTMIFLRKTTDEEKLLAKLEANKNTEKKKSGFAARLQAMQEQQEALQAEARKRNKK; encoded by the coding sequence ATGGATAAAAACACCATTATTGGTTTTGTTCTAATCGGTTTACTCCTTGTAGGGTTTAACTTTTTTACAAGACCTAGTGAAGAGCAAGTAGCTGCTATGAAGCAGTACAATGACTCAATTACTGCTGTACAAGCAGAACAAGAGGCACAAACAGAAAAACATACAGCTGCCCTTTCACATGTCGCACCTATAAAGGTGGATTCTACCTCGTTATTCTATAACGCTTCAGAAGGTACTGAACAATTCACTACACTTGAAAATGATGTAATGAAAGTTACTTTCTCAAACAAAGGTGGACGTGTATATTCAGCAGAACTAAAAGAGTACAAAAATCAGGGTGACGAAAAGGGAGAAAATAAAACGAACTTAGTTTTATTTAAAGACCAAGAGAACTCTTTTAACTTCAATTTCTACAATCAAAACGAAGTAATTCAATCAAAAGATTATTTCTTCACTCCCGTAAATGTATCTGAAACAGGTCTTACTATGCGCCTTATGGCAGATAGTAATAGCTACATTGATTTTATCTATAGCTTAGACTCTGAAAACAAAGAGGACTATTTAGTAAACTTCCAAATCAAAGCCACTGGCATGGAGGGTAAGCTTGCTCACAACGACTATATTGACATCGACTGGGCACAACGTACTCCTCAGCATGAACAGGGTTATGTTTTTGAAAACAGACATTCTCGTCTTACTTACAGAACATTTGATAAAGATACAGAGCGACTAACAGCAGCAGAAGCTGTTACAGAAACACCTGAAAAGAATCTAAACTGGATTGCTTTTAGAAGCCAGTTCTTCTCTACTGTGTTTATTACAGACCAAGGTTTCAAAAATTCAAAGTTAACTTCTACTCCAGAAGAAAAAGGTAGTGGTTATATCAAGGATTATAAAGCTGAAATGAAGACCTTCTTTGACCCTTCAGGAAAAGAAGCTACTCAAATGTATTTATACTTAGGTCCTAACCACTACAAGACCTTGAAAGCTATTGATAGTGATAAAGACCATAAATGGAAATTAAACTCAGTCGTTGATTTAGGTTGGCCCATAGTAAAGCAAATCAACCAATGGTTTACCATTAATATCTTCGATTGGCTTACACACTTAGGTATGAGCATGGGAGTTGTACTATTGATTATGACTATAATAGTGAAAGCAATTGTATACCCTGCTACAAAGAAGACCTATATGTCTTCAGCCAAAATGAGAGTATTAAAACCTCAGGTAGATGCGATTAATGCTAAGTATCCTAATCAAGAGGATGCAATGAAGAAACAACAAGAAGTAATGTCTCTCTATAGTCAATATGGAGTTAGCCCTATGGGTGGATGTTTACCTATGTTACTTCAATTTCCTATACTTATGGCTTTGTTTATGTTCGTTCCAAGTGCGATTGAACTTAGACAAGAAAGTTTCCTTTGGGCAACAGATTTATCTACTTATGATGCTCTTATTAAATTTCCATTTCATATTCCATTGCTAGGTGATCACTTAAGTATCTTCTGTTTATTGATGACTGTAACTAACATCTTAAACACAAAATATACTATGGCTCAGCAAAACACAGGTGCACAACCTCAAATGCCTGCCATGAAATGGATGATGTACTTGATGCCTATTATGTTCTTATTTATATTGAATGACTATCCTTCGGGCTTATGTTATTACTATTTCTTGTCAACATTGATTAGCGTTATGACTATGATTTTCTTACGCAAAACTACTGACGAAGAAAAACTATTAGCTAAACTTGAAGCAAACAAGAATACCGAAAAGAAAAAATCGGGTTTTGCTGCTAGATTACAAGCTATGCAAGAACAACAAGAAGCATTACAAGCAGAAGCACGTAAAAGAAATAAGAAATAA
- a CDS encoding molybdenum cofactor biosynthesis protein (KEGG: xau:Xaut_3311 molybdenum cofactor biosynthesis protein~SPTR: Putative uncharacterized protein;~IMG reference gene:2504107800) has protein sequence MANYKVIEVEGIGEVMAKQLNDVGITTTDELLEATKTKKQRKELAEKSGISEKRILTFANMVDLFRIQGVGAQYAELLEAAGVDTVVELATRKAENLTKKMEEVNETKKLVRRVPPLKTVEGWVEEAKSLPRVLEY, from the coding sequence ATGGCAAACTACAAAGTTATAGAAGTTGAAGGCATTGGCGAAGTAATGGCTAAGCAACTTAATGATGTAGGTATTACTACAACAGATGAATTGTTGGAAGCAACAAAGACTAAAAAACAACGTAAAGAACTAGCAGAAAAATCGGGTATTAGTGAAAAAAGAATTTTGACTTTTGCTAATATGGTTGATTTATTCCGCATTCAAGGAGTTGGAGCTCAATATGCAGAATTACTTGAAGCAGCTGGAGTTGATACTGTTGTAGAACTAGCCACACGCAAAGCAGAAAACCTAACTAAAAAGATGGAAGAAGTAAACGAAACCAAGAAATTAGTTCGTCGTGTTCCTCCTCTTAAAACGGTAGAAGGCTGGGTTGAAGAAGCTAAAAGTTTACCTAGAGTATTAGAATATTAG
- a CDS encoding Glycoside hydrolase 97 (InterPro IPR019563~KEGG: bvu:BVU_0620 glycoside hydrolase family protein~PFAM: Glycoside hydrolase, family 97~SPTR: Putative lipoprotein;~IMG reference gene:2504107801~PFAM: Glycoside hydrolase 97), with protein sequence MKKPIFYLLLFVFLGFSSCKSAKNPTQLKSPNGNIALEFSLDSIGAPHYQISYQGKELVSPSLLGFLADRNFNLADNFDLKSSHLETYYDEWDAPWGENKHHINHYNELNVKLENKEGTHLTLVFRLFNEGAAFRYEYNIAKTDSVTIMDELTQFNFLNPATTWTIPADFESYEHLYRKLPLDELKAANTPATFNFENLAYTMIHEAALVDFPEMTIQSYEPRKFKANLAPMPNGTKALVPNTFHTPWRTMHIVDKATDLIASSMILNLNDPCVLEDTSWIKPMKYVGIWWGMHLGIQSWSIHDRHGATTKNAIELIDFAAKNNIDAVLFEGWNEGWDTWGTNQEFNYLKAYDDFDIEQIAQYAKEKGIKIIGHHETGGNIPHYESQLDSALNWLTSLGIYDLKTGYAGAFKEGYRHHSQYGVQHYRKVVEKTAAHKITLNAHEPIKDTGIRRTYPNSMTREGARGMEWNAWSEGNPPEHHEILPFTRIAAGPMDYTPGIFDILYKNTKNLPERKAWNGLDKGNSRVNTTLAKQVALWVVLYSPMQMASDLPSNYEGHPAFQFFRDFDPDFDKTYPLEGEIGEYVVIARKAKENYFLGAVTNEEERDLTIDLDFLKPKTTYQAIIYADGKDADWSTNPESYEIIKKDVTSADTLNLHLAKGGGTAISFKPIN encoded by the coding sequence ATGAAGAAACCAATCTTTTATCTACTTCTATTTGTCTTTTTGGGGTTCTCAAGCTGTAAATCGGCTAAAAACCCTACTCAATTAAAATCTCCTAATGGTAATATAGCTCTAGAGTTTTCTTTAGACTCAATAGGTGCTCCTCATTACCAAATAAGTTACCAAGGAAAAGAACTTGTTTCTCCCTCCTTATTAGGTTTCCTTGCAGATAGAAATTTTAATCTTGCAGACAATTTCGACTTAAAAAGCAGTCATTTAGAAACTTATTATGATGAATGGGATGCTCCTTGGGGAGAAAACAAACATCATATAAACCATTATAATGAGCTAAATGTAAAACTGGAGAATAAAGAAGGCACGCATCTTACTTTAGTTTTCAGATTATTCAATGAAGGTGCAGCCTTTAGGTATGAATATAATATAGCTAAAACAGATTCGGTTACGATAATGGATGAACTGACTCAGTTCAACTTTTTAAACCCGGCAACCACATGGACTATACCCGCAGACTTTGAAAGTTACGAACATTTGTATCGTAAGCTACCTCTAGATGAGCTAAAAGCAGCTAACACTCCAGCTACTTTTAATTTTGAAAACCTAGCCTACACCATGATACATGAGGCAGCTTTGGTTGATTTTCCTGAAATGACTATCCAATCTTACGAACCTAGAAAGTTCAAAGCTAATTTAGCTCCAATGCCCAATGGGACAAAAGCATTAGTACCCAACACATTCCATACACCATGGCGTACAATGCACATTGTAGATAAAGCTACAGACCTAATCGCATCATCCATGATTCTTAACTTAAATGACCCTTGTGTTCTCGAGGATACAAGTTGGATTAAACCAATGAAATATGTGGGTATCTGGTGGGGTATGCATCTAGGAATACAGTCATGGAGCATCCATGATCGCCACGGGGCTACAACCAAAAACGCAATAGAACTAATAGACTTTGCCGCAAAGAATAACATAGATGCCGTCCTTTTTGAAGGTTGGAATGAAGGTTGGGATACGTGGGGAACTAATCAAGAGTTCAATTACCTCAAAGCTTACGATGATTTTGACATAGAGCAGATAGCTCAATATGCCAAAGAAAAAGGAATTAAGATAATTGGACATCATGAAACTGGAGGAAATATTCCTCACTATGAATCACAATTGGACTCAGCTTTGAATTGGCTAACCAGTCTAGGTATATATGATTTAAAAACAGGATATGCTGGAGCATTCAAAGAAGGATATCGCCACCACAGCCAATATGGAGTTCAGCATTACAGAAAAGTGGTTGAGAAAACAGCTGCTCATAAAATCACTTTAAATGCACATGAACCCATAAAAGATACAGGAATAAGAAGAACCTACCCCAATAGCATGACAAGAGAGGGTGCTAGAGGAATGGAATGGAATGCATGGAGTGAAGGAAACCCTCCTGAACATCATGAAATACTACCTTTCACACGTATTGCTGCAGGACCAATGGATTATACTCCAGGTATATTTGATATACTCTATAAAAACACAAAGAACTTACCAGAACGTAAGGCTTGGAATGGACTTGACAAGGGAAATAGTAGAGTAAATACTACGCTTGCTAAGCAAGTTGCACTATGGGTGGTACTTTACTCTCCCATGCAGATGGCTTCTGATTTACCATCTAATTACGAAGGTCATCCTGCATTTCAGTTCTTTAGAGATTTTGATCCCGATTTTGATAAGACCTACCCTCTTGAGGGAGAAATTGGAGAATACGTGGTTATAGCACGCAAGGCAAAAGAAAACTATTTCTTAGGAGCAGTAACCAATGAGGAAGAAAGAGATTTAACTATAGATTTAGATTTCCTCAAACCCAAAACCACTTACCAAGCAATTATCTATGCTGATGGTAAAGATGCAGACTGGAGTACAAATCCTGAATCCTACGAAATAATCAAGAAGGATGTAACTTCTGCTGATACTCTAAATTTACACTTAGCAAAAGGAGGAGGTACTGCTATTAGCTTTAAACCAATAAATTAG